From one Mycobacterium colombiense CECT 3035 genomic stretch:
- a CDS encoding TetR/AcrR family transcriptional regulator, translating into MSRDASFPVVAGKAAGAGAARRSDRRPGQTIRKVLDAGLAELRESSYANLTMRAVATRAGVSPASAYTYFPSKSALVAAVYLRFLRDLPLHTDVNDTTKTRVSATLRDMAVVVADEPELTAACGAALMADDPAVAPLREQIGEEVAKRIGAALGPGWPRSVKSTLQMTFSGALMTARFVSFAEISGQLDEAVNLILGASVA; encoded by the coding sequence GTGTCTAGAGATGCGTCGTTCCCGGTCGTCGCCGGGAAGGCGGCGGGCGCCGGCGCGGCCCGCCGGTCGGATCGTCGGCCCGGCCAGACGATCCGCAAGGTCCTCGATGCGGGACTGGCGGAGTTGCGGGAGTCCTCGTACGCGAACTTGACGATGCGCGCGGTGGCCACCCGCGCCGGGGTGTCGCCGGCCAGCGCCTACACCTACTTCCCCTCGAAAAGCGCGCTGGTGGCGGCGGTGTACCTGCGCTTCCTGCGCGACCTGCCGCTACACACCGACGTCAACGACACGACCAAGACCCGGGTCAGCGCCACGCTGCGGGACATGGCGGTCGTGGTGGCCGACGAGCCGGAGCTGACCGCCGCCTGCGGCGCCGCATTGATGGCCGACGATCCGGCGGTCGCACCGCTGCGGGAACAGATCGGCGAAGAAGTGGCCAAACGGATCGGGGCCGCGCTCGGCCCGGGTTGGCCGCGATCCGTGAAATCCACGCTGCAGATGACGTTTTCGGGGGCGCTGATGACCGCGAGGTTCGTCAGCTTCGCCGAGATTTCCGGACAGCTCGACGAGGCCGTCAACCTGATCCTGGGTGCATCGGTCGCATGA
- a CDS encoding class I SAM-dependent methyltransferase — MGEADRHRWDERYAAKGPPPLSSVAPPAVFAGHADLFPAAGRAIDLACGQGTGSVWLASRGLQVVGLDVSPVAISHARELAQRAAVGNRCRFDVVDLDTGLPAGTPVDVILCCKFRDPRLDRAIVERLAPGGLLAIAALSEVGASPGPFRAVAGELPAAFAGLDLLGAGEGDGQAWLLARR, encoded by the coding sequence ATGGGCGAAGCGGACCGGCACCGCTGGGACGAACGGTACGCGGCGAAGGGGCCGCCACCGTTGAGTTCGGTTGCGCCGCCCGCCGTTTTCGCCGGCCATGCGGATCTGTTTCCCGCCGCAGGCCGGGCCATCGACCTCGCCTGCGGACAGGGGACCGGCTCGGTCTGGCTCGCCTCGCGCGGCCTTCAGGTGGTGGGGCTGGACGTCTCCCCGGTGGCAATCAGCCACGCGCGGGAGCTGGCCCAGCGGGCCGCGGTGGGCAACCGCTGCCGCTTCGACGTCGTCGATCTCGACACCGGTCTGCCCGCGGGGACCCCGGTCGACGTCATCCTGTGCTGCAAGTTCCGCGACCCCCGCCTGGACCGCGCGATCGTGGAACGGCTCGCGCCGGGCGGCCTGCTGGCGATCGCCGCCCTGAGCGAGGTCGGGGCGAGCCCCGGCCCCTTCCGGGCCGTGGCCGGCGAGCTGCCCGCAGCCTTCGCCGGCCTGGACCTGCTCGGCGCCGGCGAAGGCGACGGTCAGGCGTGGCTACTGGCTCGGCGCTGA
- a CDS encoding DEAD/DEAH box helicase translates to MTTHKTFAELGVRASLVDALTTRGITHPFPIQVETLPDTLSGRDVLGRGKTGSGKTLAFSIPLVSRLSRGNRRPSRPSGLVLAPTRELATQITATLEPLATASGLRITTIFGGVSQSRQVTALKAGVDIVVACPGRLEDLMKQRLINLDAVEITVIDEADHMADLGFLPGVTRILAATPNGGQRLLFSATLDNGVDKLVTRFLRNEVLHSVDEANSPVSEMTHHVFHVANAEAKKEVVHRLASGAGRRILFMRTKHQARKLARQLTESGVPSVDLHGNLSQPARERNLAMFASGGARVLVATDIAARGVHVDEVELVVHIDPPAEHKSYLHRSGRTARAGSAGDVVTVVLPEQRHDTQALMRKAGIKVAPQQVTAASDAVQALVGEVAPYQAPAPARVPSGAGAQQRANSGGQRRRRTSRSPRTNPAPTESAMPHRTGAPHRRPDRRRSSRAQGSAGRPSGQNGSAPSQ, encoded by the coding sequence GTGACTACCCACAAGACTTTTGCCGAACTCGGCGTGCGCGCTTCGCTGGTCGATGCGCTCACCACGCGCGGCATCACCCACCCGTTTCCGATCCAGGTCGAGACACTGCCCGACACGCTGTCCGGGCGCGATGTACTCGGCCGCGGGAAGACCGGTAGCGGCAAGACGCTGGCCTTCTCCATCCCGCTCGTCAGCCGCCTCTCGCGGGGAAACCGGCGCCCCTCGCGGCCATCGGGTTTGGTGCTCGCGCCAACCCGGGAGTTAGCGACGCAGATCACAGCGACCCTGGAGCCATTGGCGACGGCCTCCGGCCTGAGGATCACCACGATCTTCGGCGGCGTATCGCAAAGCCGCCAGGTCACCGCCCTGAAGGCCGGCGTCGACATCGTGGTCGCCTGCCCGGGCCGGCTCGAGGACCTGATGAAGCAGCGGCTGATCAACCTCGACGCGGTCGAGATCACCGTCATCGACGAAGCCGACCACATGGCCGATCTCGGCTTCCTGCCCGGCGTCACCCGGATCCTGGCCGCGACTCCGAATGGTGGCCAGCGGCTGCTGTTTTCGGCGACCCTGGACAACGGTGTCGACAAGCTCGTCACGCGATTCCTGCGCAACGAGGTGCTGCACTCGGTCGACGAGGCCAACTCGCCGGTATCCGAGATGACCCACCACGTGTTCCACGTCGCCAATGCGGAGGCCAAGAAGGAGGTCGTGCACCGGCTCGCATCCGGCGCCGGGCGCCGGATCCTGTTCATGCGCACCAAGCATCAGGCGCGCAAGCTCGCCAGGCAGCTCACCGAATCGGGAGTCCCGTCGGTCGACCTGCACGGCAACCTGTCTCAGCCCGCGCGTGAGCGCAACCTGGCGATGTTCGCCTCGGGTGGCGCCCGGGTGCTGGTGGCCACCGACATCGCCGCGCGCGGCGTGCACGTCGACGAGGTCGAGCTCGTCGTGCACATCGACCCGCCCGCCGAGCACAAGTCCTATCTGCACCGGTCCGGGCGCACCGCGCGGGCGGGGAGCGCCGGTGACGTGGTCACCGTGGTGTTGCCGGAGCAGCGCCACGACACCCAAGCGTTGATGCGCAAGGCCGGAATCAAGGTCGCCCCCCAGCAGGTGACCGCGGCGTCGGACGCCGTGCAAGCGCTCGTGGGCGAGGTCGCTCCGTACCAGGCGCCCGCCCCCGCTCGGGTGCCCTCGGGCGCCGGCGCGCAGCAGCGGGCCAACTCCGGCGGGCAGCGGCGCCGGCGGACCAGCAGGTCGCCGAGGACCAACCCGGCCCCCACCGAATCCGCCATGCCGCATCGCACGGGTGCGCCGCACCGGCGGCCGGACCGTCGCCGCTCGAGCCGTGCGCAAGGGAGTGCCGGCCGCCCGAGCGGTCAGAACGGTTCAGCGCCGAGCCAGTAG
- the scnC gene encoding thiocyanate hydrolase subunit gamma, with product MTAHEHDHERTAAPMVDEITDFEVLEIALRELCIEKGIFTAEDHRRFTEFAEQIGPTPAARLVARAWLDPGFKELVRSDALAASKEVGVDWLEPTGFGTPSDFTALHVLEDTPTLHHVIVCTLCSCYPRPILGNSPEWYRTPNYRRRIVRWPRQVLAEFGLILPEDVEIRVEDSNQKHRFMVMPVRPEGTQGWTEDQLVDIITRDCLIGVALPRPGVTSNVITRTRPAVHPVDD from the coding sequence ATGACCGCCCACGAGCACGACCACGAGCGCACCGCCGCGCCCATGGTGGACGAGATCACCGACTTCGAGGTCCTCGAGATCGCCCTTCGCGAATTATGCATCGAGAAGGGCATTTTCACCGCCGAAGATCATCGCCGCTTCACCGAGTTCGCCGAACAGATCGGCCCCACTCCCGCGGCGCGCCTGGTGGCGAGGGCATGGCTCGATCCCGGCTTCAAGGAATTGGTGCGTTCGGATGCGCTCGCCGCCAGCAAGGAGGTCGGCGTCGACTGGCTGGAACCGACCGGGTTCGGTACCCCGAGCGACTTCACCGCCCTGCACGTGTTGGAGGACACCCCGACGCTGCATCACGTGATCGTCTGCACCCTGTGCTCGTGCTACCCGCGACCGATTTTGGGCAATTCGCCGGAGTGGTACCGCACACCCAACTATCGCCGTCGCATCGTGCGCTGGCCACGTCAGGTTCTCGCGGAGTTCGGCCTGATCCTTCCCGAAGACGTCGAGATCCGGGTGGAGGATTCCAACCAGAAGCATCGGTTCATGGTGATGCCCGTCCGTCCGGAGGGAACGCAGGGGTGGACCGAGGACCAACTGGTCGACATCATCACGCGTGACTGCCTGATCGGCGTTGCGCTGCCCAGGCCGGGAGTGACGTCCAACGTCATCACCCGGACGCGTCCGGCCGTCCACCCCGTCGACGACTGA
- a CDS encoding SH3-like domain-containing protein: MATPSDRAARLDLIARLQSSYPELPDAPTPDLIDHERFSAYVKTPHDVGGEPDAPIEFENKQYEIWEHNTYVMCEVLGWRGIWLSEERRRMGNVDLGRTIYLGLPYYGRWLLAVARVLAEKHHIGLSELAERMAEVKDRYAGGLRGKPLEAKPKSEGDPAAVTRNRHHRHAVGKGDPQVFAGQAGEPRFSVGDKVVVRDLPVLLYTRTQEYVRGATGEVAVVSYESPAAEDETWDGPDQQPEWFYIVRFNLSELWHGYTGPGNDTLQTEIPERWLESAG; the protein is encoded by the coding sequence ATGGCGACTCCTTCGGACCGAGCGGCACGGCTCGACCTGATCGCCCGGCTGCAGTCCTCCTACCCCGAACTCCCCGACGCCCCCACGCCGGATCTCATTGACCACGAACGCTTCAGCGCGTACGTCAAGACTCCCCATGACGTCGGCGGCGAGCCGGACGCTCCCATCGAATTCGAGAACAAGCAGTACGAGATCTGGGAACACAACACGTACGTGATGTGTGAGGTGCTCGGCTGGCGTGGCATCTGGCTGTCCGAGGAACGACGCCGGATGGGCAACGTCGACCTGGGCCGCACCATCTATCTCGGCCTCCCCTACTACGGGCGCTGGCTGCTGGCGGTCGCCCGCGTCCTCGCCGAAAAGCACCACATCGGCCTCAGCGAATTAGCCGAACGCATGGCCGAGGTCAAGGACCGCTATGCGGGAGGCCTGCGCGGAAAACCCTTGGAGGCCAAGCCGAAGTCCGAAGGCGACCCCGCCGCCGTCACCCGCAACCGGCACCACCGCCACGCCGTCGGCAAAGGCGACCCCCAGGTGTTCGCCGGACAGGCCGGTGAACCCAGGTTCAGCGTGGGCGACAAGGTCGTGGTGCGGGATCTGCCCGTGCTGCTCTACACCCGCACCCAGGAGTACGTGCGCGGCGCGACGGGCGAGGTCGCGGTCGTGTCGTACGAAAGCCCGGCCGCCGAGGACGAAACCTGGGACGGGCCAGACCAACAACCCGAATGGTTCTACATCGTTCGGTTCAACCTGTCCGAGTTGTGGCATGGCTACACCGGACCGGGCAACGACACGTTGCAGACCGAGATCCCCGAGCGGTGGCTCGAATCGGCCGGATAG
- a CDS encoding enoyl-CoA hydratase-related protein — MERRVLEAVIYEREPPIARIVLNRVDKANTKDAVLVGEVDSCLHEADRDKDIKVVILKANGNGFCGGHVARWGPDENPYPDFGDTFEDLYKGTADLFLWPTLYLWEFPKPTISQIHGYCMGGGIYLGLLTDFCVASDDAYFQMPLAQSLGEPGGHTMIEPWLLMNWHRTMDWLLLAPTLSAQQALEWGLLNRVVPRDELEDTVEEMARKIAQIPLTTLMAVKNNVKRAWELMGMRVHLQVSHILTNMVGAASDVQARRAELIQSGLKPREFVDKPDPPAALS; from the coding sequence ATGGAGCGGCGCGTCCTGGAAGCGGTCATTTACGAGCGCGAACCGCCGATTGCGCGGATCGTTCTGAACCGGGTGGACAAGGCCAATACGAAGGACGCGGTGTTGGTCGGCGAGGTCGACAGTTGCCTGCACGAGGCCGACCGCGACAAGGACATCAAGGTCGTCATCCTCAAGGCGAACGGCAACGGATTCTGCGGCGGCCACGTGGCGCGCTGGGGCCCGGACGAGAATCCCTATCCGGATTTCGGGGACACCTTCGAGGACCTGTACAAGGGCACCGCCGATCTCTTTTTGTGGCCGACGCTGTATCTGTGGGAATTCCCCAAGCCGACCATCTCGCAGATCCACGGTTACTGCATGGGCGGCGGGATCTACCTGGGGTTGCTGACCGACTTCTGCGTCGCCTCCGATGACGCCTATTTCCAGATGCCGCTTGCCCAAAGCCTCGGCGAGCCCGGCGGGCACACCATGATCGAGCCGTGGCTGTTGATGAATTGGCATCGCACCATGGACTGGCTGCTGCTGGCGCCGACGCTGTCCGCGCAGCAGGCCCTGGAGTGGGGCCTGCTCAACAGGGTGGTGCCGCGCGACGAGCTCGAGGACACCGTGGAGGAGATGGCGCGCAAGATCGCCCAAATCCCGTTGACCACGCTGATGGCGGTCAAGAACAACGTGAAGCGCGCATGGGAATTGATGGGCATGCGGGTGCATCTGCAGGTCAGTCACATCCTGACGAACATGGTGGGCGCCGCGAGCGACGTGCAGGCGCGCCGGGCCGAGCTGATCCAGTCGGGACTGAAGCCGCGCGAATTCGTCGACAAACCCGACCCGCCGGCGGCGCTTAGCTAG
- a CDS encoding FAD-binding protein codes for MTTRWDHCVDLVIAGSGGGGMVAGLAALDCGLEPLIIEKQPLVGGSTGLSGGIVWLPNNPLMRADGIADSHEDGLAYLTDVVGDIGAASSPERREMFLTAGFEMINFLTRKGVRLIRCAGWSDYYPNHKGGNASGRAVEGIPFDAARLGAWRDKVQPPLAKNYGYVVLTNELRSVQYFNRAPRAFAVASRVFLRTALARARRRRLLTNGASLIAQMLKALIDLSDGNPPLWTDAAMADLVVDDGRVVGVRVVRDGRTVTVQARKGVLLAAGGFGHNPEMRRRYSGNQPNEGKWSIANAGDTGEVLEAAMRLGAKTDLLDEAWWLPSVFIANGGAVAASLGSGRQRPGAIYVDSTGRRFCNESNSYVEVGKAMYANKAVPCWMIFDEGYVRRYVTSANPLKRNQPLPPELIESGAVRCAATITDLAREIDLPADELAITIGRFNQFAARGLDPDFGRGQSAYNDCLGDPGYRPNAAIGPLDTAPYYATRVLPADVGTCGGVLTNEHAQVLDERDRVIEGLYATGNTTATVMGRTYPGAGASIASSMVFGYVAARHAAGRKLAGEMSR; via the coding sequence ATGACCACCCGGTGGGACCACTGCGTGGACCTGGTCATCGCCGGCAGCGGCGGAGGCGGCATGGTCGCGGGCCTGGCCGCGCTGGATTGCGGGCTCGAACCGCTGATCATCGAAAAGCAGCCGCTGGTCGGCGGTTCGACGGGGCTGTCGGGCGGCATCGTCTGGCTGCCGAACAATCCGTTGATGCGGGCCGACGGCATCGCGGACTCACACGAGGACGGCCTGGCCTACCTGACCGACGTGGTCGGCGACATCGGCGCGGCCTCCTCCCCCGAGCGTCGCGAGATGTTCCTCACCGCCGGCTTCGAGATGATCAACTTCCTCACCCGCAAGGGCGTCCGACTGATCCGGTGTGCGGGCTGGAGCGACTACTACCCGAACCACAAGGGCGGCAACGCGTCCGGCCGCGCCGTCGAGGGCATCCCGTTCGACGCCGCGAGGCTGGGTGCGTGGCGCGACAAGGTGCAGCCGCCGCTGGCCAAGAACTACGGGTATGTGGTACTGACCAACGAATTGCGGTCCGTTCAGTATTTCAACCGCGCGCCGCGCGCCTTCGCCGTCGCATCGCGGGTATTCCTGCGCACCGCGCTGGCGCGGGCCCGGCGCCGAAGGCTCCTCACCAACGGCGCGTCGCTGATCGCTCAGATGCTCAAGGCGCTGATCGATCTCAGCGACGGGAATCCCCCGCTGTGGACCGATGCCGCGATGGCCGACTTGGTCGTCGACGACGGCCGGGTGGTCGGCGTGCGTGTGGTCCGCGATGGGCGCACGGTGACTGTCCAGGCCCGAAAAGGGGTCCTATTGGCCGCCGGCGGTTTCGGCCACAACCCGGAGATGCGGCGCCGGTACAGCGGTAATCAGCCCAACGAAGGGAAGTGGTCGATCGCCAACGCCGGCGACACCGGTGAGGTGCTCGAGGCGGCGATGCGGCTGGGCGCCAAGACCGACCTGTTGGACGAGGCGTGGTGGCTGCCTTCGGTTTTCATCGCCAACGGTGGTGCCGTCGCCGCGTCGCTGGGGTCCGGCCGTCAGCGGCCCGGCGCGATTTACGTCGACTCGACCGGCAGGCGGTTCTGCAACGAGTCCAACTCCTACGTCGAGGTCGGCAAGGCGATGTACGCGAACAAGGCCGTGCCGTGCTGGATGATCTTCGACGAGGGGTACGTGCGCCGATACGTCACCAGCGCGAATCCCCTGAAGCGAAATCAGCCGCTGCCCCCCGAGCTGATCGAGTCCGGCGCGGTCAGGTGCGCCGCGACGATTACCGACCTGGCCCGCGAGATCGACCTTCCCGCAGACGAATTGGCGATCACCATCGGGCGGTTCAACCAATTCGCGGCCAGGGGGCTGGACCCCGACTTCGGCCGGGGCCAGTCGGCCTACAACGACTGCCTGGGCGACCCCGGGTACCGGCCGAACGCCGCCATCGGTCCGCTGGACACCGCCCCGTACTACGCGACCCGGGTGCTCCCCGCCGACGTCGGGACGTGCGGCGGCGTGCTGACCAACGAGCACGCCCAGGTGCTCGATGAGCGCGATCGGGTGATCGAGGGCTTGTACGCGACCGGCAACACCACCGCGACCGTGATGGGGCGGACGTATCCGGGGGCCGGTGCGAGCATCGCCAGCTCGATGGTGTTCGGGTACGTCGCCGCCCGCCACGCGGCGGGACGCAAGCTGGCCGGCGAGATGAGCCGCTAG
- a CDS encoding acyl-CoA synthetase, translated as MNIADHAITAAQSPALVADGGTISYGELYARSQRVAAVLHEAGLRRGDGVALVLPNRPEFFEITWGAQLSGLYYTAVNTHFLPDEVGYVIDDSDAKAVFLDASMPELGVHIRAANAAVRARIAIGGALPGWRCYEDALASAGDAPPVSDGSEMLYSSGTTGRPKAVRRPLPVDGNGSWAQSVLEMALIHKYGMSPSSVYLSPAPLYHAAGVNYTMAVHRVGAASILMRKFDAETVLRLIQTHRVTHAQFVPTMFVRMLKLPAAVRERYDVSSLRCVIHAAAPCPVDVKHRMMEWFGPIIHEYYGGTEGFAGTTIGPREWLAHPGSVGIPTAPVHVVGEDGRELPVGESGELYFEGGPNFEYFKDPAKTASVYNDRGWRSLGDMGYVDSDGFLYLTDRSTFTIVSGGVNIYPQEAENLLVMHPKLLDAAVFGVPNDEFGEEVKAVVQPADGVVPGPELAAELIEYCRARLAGYKCPRSIEFDSLPRDPNGKLYKRRIRDRYWQGRVSRIL; from the coding sequence GTGAACATCGCCGATCACGCGATCACAGCCGCACAGTCGCCGGCGCTGGTGGCCGACGGCGGCACGATCTCGTACGGCGAACTGTACGCCCGCAGCCAGCGGGTGGCCGCCGTGTTGCACGAGGCGGGCCTGCGCCGCGGCGACGGCGTGGCCCTGGTTCTGCCCAACCGGCCGGAGTTCTTCGAAATCACCTGGGGCGCCCAGCTTTCCGGCCTCTACTACACCGCGGTCAACACCCATTTCCTGCCCGACGAGGTCGGCTACGTCATCGACGATTCGGACGCCAAGGCGGTCTTCCTCGACGCCTCGATGCCCGAACTGGGCGTCCACATCCGCGCGGCCAACGCCGCGGTGCGCGCGCGCATCGCGATCGGCGGAGCCCTGCCGGGCTGGCGATGCTACGAGGACGCGCTGGCGTCCGCGGGCGACGCCCCACCGGTATCGGACGGGTCGGAGATGCTCTACTCGTCCGGCACCACCGGACGACCCAAGGCGGTGCGACGACCGCTTCCCGTCGACGGCAATGGATCCTGGGCGCAGTCGGTGCTCGAGATGGCGCTCATCCACAAATACGGGATGAGCCCATCGAGCGTGTACCTGTCCCCCGCGCCGCTGTATCACGCGGCGGGGGTGAACTACACCATGGCGGTCCACCGGGTCGGCGCCGCGTCGATCCTCATGCGCAAATTCGACGCCGAAACGGTGTTGCGTCTCATCCAGACCCACCGGGTGACCCACGCGCAGTTCGTGCCCACGATGTTCGTGCGCATGCTCAAGTTGCCCGCAGCGGTCCGGGAACGCTATGACGTGTCGAGCCTGCGGTGCGTCATTCACGCCGCGGCGCCGTGCCCGGTCGACGTCAAACACCGGATGATGGAGTGGTTCGGACCCATCATCCACGAATACTACGGTGGCACCGAGGGATTCGCGGGGACCACCATCGGGCCGCGGGAGTGGCTCGCGCATCCCGGTTCGGTGGGGATCCCGACGGCCCCGGTGCACGTGGTCGGCGAGGACGGGCGGGAACTGCCCGTCGGCGAATCCGGCGAGCTCTATTTCGAAGGCGGACCCAACTTCGAATACTTCAAGGATCCCGCCAAGACCGCGTCGGTGTACAACGACCGAGGGTGGCGATCGCTCGGCGACATGGGCTATGTCGACTCAGACGGGTTCCTGTACCTCACCGACCGGTCCACGTTCACGATCGTCTCCGGCGGGGTCAACATCTATCCGCAAGAGGCGGAGAATCTGCTCGTCATGCATCCGAAGCTCCTCGACGCGGCGGTATTCGGGGTTCCCAACGACGAATTCGGTGAAGAGGTCAAGGCCGTCGTACAGCCGGCCGACGGCGTGGTGCCCGGTCCCGAGCTCGCGGCCGAACTCATCGAATACTGCCGGGCCCGCCTGGCCGGGTACAAGTGCCCGCGCAGCATCGAGTTCGACTCCCTGCCCCGCGACCCGAACGGAAAGCTGTACAAGAGACGCATCCGCGACCGTTACTGGCAGGGGCGGGTATCACGGATCTTGTGA
- a CDS encoding enoyl-CoA hydratase-related protein produces the protein MDLNETRERIIYEKDGPIARVTLNWPEKANAQDQKLAEEVDAALLDADRDYDIKVLVLKANGKGFCSGHAIGNNAVDYPSFVENAMVTGHPWKAQSDLFVKPTLNLWEFSKPTIAQVHGYCVGGGTHMGLTTDIVIASDDAYFSYPPLQGFGMPSGECSIEPWVFMNWRRAAYYLFTAEVIDAKRALEVGLVNEVVPRDQLDDRVEAIARHIAQAPLTTLMLTKANLKRAWELMGMRVHWQSSNDLVALASISKDVQQLIQTVFKDKVLPSEHARRQAAAAAQTDGAAAT, from the coding sequence ATGGATCTCAACGAGACCCGCGAGAGAATCATCTACGAAAAGGACGGCCCGATCGCCCGCGTCACGCTGAACTGGCCGGAGAAGGCCAACGCCCAGGACCAGAAGCTGGCCGAGGAGGTCGACGCCGCACTGCTGGACGCCGACCGCGACTACGACATCAAGGTGCTGGTGCTCAAGGCCAACGGCAAGGGCTTCTGCTCCGGGCACGCGATCGGCAACAACGCCGTCGACTACCCGTCGTTCGTCGAGAACGCCATGGTCACGGGCCACCCGTGGAAGGCGCAGTCGGACCTCTTCGTCAAGCCGACCCTGAACCTGTGGGAATTCTCCAAGCCCACCATCGCGCAGGTGCACGGCTACTGCGTGGGCGGCGGCACCCACATGGGCCTGACCACCGACATCGTCATCGCGTCCGACGACGCCTACTTCTCCTACCCGCCGCTGCAAGGGTTCGGCATGCCATCCGGCGAATGTTCCATCGAGCCTTGGGTCTTCATGAACTGGCGCCGCGCCGCCTACTACCTGTTCACCGCCGAGGTGATCGACGCCAAGAGGGCCCTCGAGGTCGGCCTGGTCAACGAGGTCGTCCCGCGTGACCAGCTCGACGACCGCGTCGAGGCCATCGCCCGGCACATCGCCCAGGCCCCGTTGACGACCCTGATGCTCACCAAGGCCAACCTCAAACGCGCCTGGGAGCTGATGGGCATGCGGGTGCACTGGCAGAGCTCCAACGACCTCGTCGCCCTCGCCTCGATCAGCAAGGACGTGCAGCAGCTGATCCAGACCGTGTTCAAGGACAAGGTGCTGCCGTCCGAGCACGCCCGGCGCCAGGCCGCGGCCGCCGCCCAGACCGACGGCGCCGCAGCGACATAG
- a CDS encoding lipoyl domain-containing protein, with the protein MADFIIRIPRVSVAVSEAELTGLLIGAGEHVEEGTPIYVIATEKVEQEIEAGASGIVRWTGQVGTTYDIGAEIGVITTKEG; encoded by the coding sequence ATGGCTGACTTCATCATTCGTATCCCCCGGGTCTCGGTGGCGGTCTCCGAGGCCGAACTCACCGGCCTGCTGATCGGCGCCGGTGAGCACGTCGAGGAGGGCACGCCCATCTACGTGATCGCCACCGAGAAGGTGGAGCAGGAGATCGAGGCGGGGGCCTCCGGCATCGTGCGCTGGACGGGGCAGGTCGGGACTACGTACGACATCGGCGCCGAAATCGGCGTCATCACGACTAAGGAAGGGTAA
- a CDS encoding alpha-ketoacid dehydrogenase subunit beta, producing the protein MDDKEMTMREALNLALDQALASDERVFLLGEDIADPGASGPTAGLSTKYGHDRVLDTPISEAAILGAAVGAAIDGLLPVAEIMIMDFIGIAADQLINNAAKLRFMTAGRTSAPITVRTQVYAGLATGATHSQSLEAWFMHIPGMKVIVPSTPRDGKGLLTSAIFDPDPCLFIETVRLQSKKGPVPLEPGFSIPLGQAEIKRPGADVSLIGYGRCVHDALTAAATLAEGGVSAEVVDLRTLVPLDVETIVDSVRRTRRAVIVHDAVQFGGPGAEIAATLSTELFGELSAPIERVAARFAPNPAAAALEAQVYPSPARIVAAAQRTLARANAHG; encoded by the coding sequence ATGGACGACAAGGAGATGACGATGCGCGAGGCGCTCAACCTCGCGCTGGATCAGGCGCTCGCGTCCGACGAGCGGGTGTTCCTCCTCGGCGAGGACATCGCCGATCCCGGCGCATCCGGCCCGACCGCGGGGCTGTCGACGAAATACGGCCACGACCGCGTGCTGGACACCCCGATTTCGGAGGCCGCGATCCTGGGCGCGGCCGTCGGGGCCGCGATCGACGGTCTGCTGCCCGTCGCCGAGATCATGATCATGGATTTCATCGGCATCGCCGCCGATCAGCTGATCAACAACGCCGCCAAACTGCGGTTCATGACGGCCGGACGCACGTCGGCGCCGATCACCGTCCGCACTCAGGTGTACGCCGGCCTGGCCACCGGCGCGACGCATTCGCAGAGCCTGGAGGCGTGGTTCATGCACATCCCCGGGATGAAGGTGATCGTGCCGTCCACCCCGCGCGACGGCAAGGGGCTGCTGACGTCGGCGATCTTCGACCCCGACCCCTGCCTGTTCATCGAGACCGTCCGGTTGCAGAGCAAGAAGGGTCCTGTGCCCCTCGAACCCGGCTTCTCGATCCCGCTGGGCCAGGCCGAGATCAAGCGGCCGGGCGCCGACGTCAGCCTGATCGGTTACGGACGCTGCGTGCACGACGCGCTCACCGCCGCGGCCACGCTGGCCGAGGGCGGCGTCAGCGCCGAGGTCGTCGACCTGCGCACCCTGGTCCCCCTCGATGTCGAGACCATCGTCGACTCTGTCCGGCGCACCCGCCGGGCCGTCATCGTGCACGACGCGGTCCAATTCGGCGGTCCCGGAGCCGAAATCGCCGCGACGCTGTCCACCGAACTTTTCGGTGAACTCTCCGCGCCCATCGAGCGGGTCGCCGCTCGGTTCGCGCCCAATCCGGCCGCGGCGGCCCTCGAGGCGCAGGTGTACCCGTCGCCGGCGCGCATCGTGGCGGCCGCCCAGCGCACCCTGGCACGGGCGAATGCGCATGGCTGA